A genome region from Vulpes lagopus strain Blue_001 chromosome 7, ASM1834538v1, whole genome shotgun sequence includes the following:
- the IL17RE gene encoding interleukin-17 receptor E isoform X6 yields MMGRVPTKPGASSASETTGNQQGSAAHLQTVQPCPGHSDPTEAHGEPQTGSPVPPSSPAVYWPLCLRQDWLLLPAPLEHPLSAGLPHGLQGGWFYLLVQKYKKSHKFRFCRRHKMPASAQRKLMSSCCLSEKGHHIAVSSPDISHKGLRSKRTQPAEPKAVEDLPRPSLQRHEGPEFSFDLLSEARAIQVTIPPGPEVSVRLCHQWVLECEELSSPFDTQKIVSGGHAVDLPYEFLLPCLCIEASYLQEDTVRRKKCPFQNWPEAYGSDFWKSVHFTDYSQHSQMVMALTLRCPLKLQASLCQRQNWHTFCEDLPNATAQEAEGWYVLEGVDLHPQFCFKFSFRNSSHVECPHRTAQLLPPSANRVSPIMPFPTLAAPSWNVSMDTQAQQLVLRFSSRIHATFSAAWSHPSLGQDGFVPPVYSISQTQGSSPVTLDLIIPFLKPGSCILVWRSDVQFSWKHLLCPDVSHRHLGLLILAILALATLLGIVVALTRRRPLSGPGGARPVLLLHAADSEAQRLLVGALAELLRAALGGGRDVIVDLWEGTRVARVGPLPWLWAARARVAQEQGTVLLLWSSAGPSPARGPDPRSAPLRALLRAAPRPLLVLAYFSRLCAKGDIPQPLRALPRYRLLRDLPRLLRALDAQPSTEATGRGRLGDRQCLRGRLELCHRLEREAAKLCPPRLSRDRRRGTGWNPRRSLLP; encoded by the exons ATGATGGGGAGGGTCCCCACAAAGCCTGGAGCCTCGTCAGCATCGGAAACCACAGGAAACCAG CAAGGTTCTGCTGCCCACCTTCAGACTGTGCAGCCATGTCCTGGGCACTCTGACCCCACGGAAGCCCATGGGGAGCCCCAGACTGGCAGCCCAgtgcctccctcttctcctgctgTTTATTGGCCTCTCTGCCTCCGCCAAGATTGGCTGCTCCTACCTGCCCCGCTGGAGCACCCACTGTCTGCTGGCCTCCCACATG GCCTCCAGGGGGGTTGGTTCTACCTCCTGGTGCAGAAATACAAAAAGTCACATAAGTTCCGGTTCTGTAGGAGACACAAGATGCCAGCATCTGCTCAG AGGAAGCTGATGAGTAGCTGTTGTCTGTCTGAAAAGGGTCATCACATTGCTGTATCCTCCCCAGACATCTCTCACAAGGGGCTGCGCTCTAAAAGGACCCAACCTGCAGAACCAAAGGCAGTGGAAGATCTCCCCAGACCCAGCTTACAAAGGCATGAAG GGCCCGAGTTCTCCTTTGATCTGCTGTCTGAGGCACGGGCTATTCAAGTGACCATTCCTCCAGGACCTGAGGTCAGCGTGCGCCTTTGTCACCAGTGGGTACTGGAATGTGAAGAGCTGAGCAGTCCCTTTGACACCCAG AAAATTGTGTCTGGGGGCCATGCTGTAGACCTGCCTTATGAATTTCTTCTTCCCTGTCTGTGCATAGAG GCATCCTACCTGCAAGAGGACACTGTGAGGCGCAAAAAATGTCCCTTCCAGAACTGGCCTGAAGCCT ATGGCTCGGATTTCTGGAAGTCAGTGCACTTTACCGACTACAGCCAGCATAGTCAGATGGTCATGGCCCTAACACTCCGCTGCCCCCTGAAGCTGCAGGCCTCCCTCTGCCAGAGGCAGAACTGGCACACCTTCTGTGAAGATCTCCCCAATGCTACGGCGCAAGAGGCAGAGGGG TGGTATGTTTTGGAAGGAGTAGACCTGCACCCCCAGTTCTGCTTCAAG TTCTCTTTTAGAAATAGCAGCCATGTTGAGTGCCCCCACCGGACTG CCCAGCTCCTACCACCTTCTGCAAACAGAGTGTCTCCCATCATGCCCTTTCCCACCCTGGCAGCTCCATCCTGGAATGTGAGCATGGATACCCAGGCCCAGCAGCTGGTCCTTCGCTTCTCCTCAAGAATTCATGCCACCTTCAGTGCTGCCTGGAGCCACCCAAGCTTGGGCCAGGACGGTTTTGTGCCCCCTGTTTACAGCATCAGCCAG ACTCAGGGCTCAAGCCCAGTGACACTAGATCTCATCATTCCCTTCCTGAAGCCAGGGAGCTGTATCCTG GTGTGGAGGTCAGATGTACAGTTTTCCTGGAAGCACCTCTTATGTCCGGATG TCTCTCATAGACACCTGGGGCTCTTGATCCTGGCAATCCTGGCCCTCGCCACCCTATTGGGCATTGTTGTAGCCCTCACCCGCCGGCGCCCACTGTCAG gccctggcGGAGCGCGGCCCGTGTTGCTCCTGCACGCGGCGGACTCGGAGGCGCAGCGGCTCCTGGTGGGAGCGCTGGCTGAACTGCTGCGGGCAGCTCTGGGCGGCGGGCGCGACGTGATCGTGGACCTGTGGGAGGGGACGCGCGTGGCGCGCGTGGGCCCCCTGCCGTGGCTGTGGGCGGCGCGGGCGCGCGTGGCGCAGGAGCAAGGCACCGTGCTGCTTCTGTGGAGCAGTGCGGGCCCCAGTCCAGCGCGGGGCCCGGATCCCCGCTCCGCGCCCCTGCGCGCCCTGCTCCGCGCTGCCCCGCGCCCCCTGCTGGTGCTCGCTTACTTCAGTCGCCTCTGTGCCAAGGGCGACATTCCGCAGCCACTGCGCGCCCTGCCGCGCTACCGCCTGCTGCGCGACCTGCCACGCCTGCTGCGGGCGCTGGACGCGCAGCCTTCCACGGAAGCCACCGGCCGAGGCCGCCTCGGGGATCGGCAGTGCCTGCGGGGTCGCCTGGAGCTGTGCCACCGGCTGGAACGAGAGGCCGCCAAATTGTGCCCACCGAGGCTGAGCAGAGACAGGCGTAGGGGTACTGGCTGGAATCCCAGAAGGAGCCTTCTACCCTAG
- the IL17RE gene encoding interleukin-17 receptor E isoform X4 translates to MMGRVPTKPGASSASETTGNQQGSAAHLQTVQPCPGHSDPTEAHGEPQTGSPVPPSSPAVYWPLCLRQDWLLLPAPLEHPLSAGLPHGKEDTLTGRSACISCHTQLALPVSLKPWCVQLWLCPYYLCLHLVSDPSGLQGGWFYLLVQKYKKSHKFRFCRRHKMPASAQRKLMSSCCLSEKGHHIAVSSPDISHKGLRSKRTQPAEPKAVEDLPRPSLQRHEGPEFSFDLLSEARAIQVTIPPGPEVSVRLCHQWVLECEELSSPFDTQKIVSGGHAVDLPYEFLLPCLCIEASYLQEDTVRRKKCPFQNWPEAYGSDFWKSVHFTDYSQHSQMVMALTLRCPLKLQASLCQRQNWHTFCEDLPNATAQEAEGWYVLEGVDLHPQFCFKFSFRNSSHVECPHRTAPSWNVSMDTQAQQLVLRFSSRIHATFSAAWSHPSLGQDGFVPPVYSISQTQGSSPVTLDLIIPFLKPGSCILVWRSDVQFSWKHLLCPDVSHRHLGLLILAILALATLLGIVVALTRRRPLSGPGGARPVLLLHAADSEAQRLLVGALAELLRAALGGGRDVIVDLWEGTRVARVGPLPWLWAARARVAQEQGTVLLLWSSAGPSPARGPDPRSAPLRALLRAAPRPLLVLAYFSRLCAKGDIPQPLRALPRYRLLRDLPRLLRALDAQPSTEATGRGRLGDRQCLRGRLELCHRLEREAAKLCPPRLSRDRRRGTGWNPRRSLLP, encoded by the exons ATGATGGGGAGGGTCCCCACAAAGCCTGGAGCCTCGTCAGCATCGGAAACCACAGGAAACCAG CAAGGTTCTGCTGCCCACCTTCAGACTGTGCAGCCATGTCCTGGGCACTCTGACCCCACGGAAGCCCATGGGGAGCCCCAGACTGGCAGCCCAgtgcctccctcttctcctgctgTTTATTGGCCTCTCTGCCTCCGCCAAGATTGGCTGCTCCTACCTGCCCCGCTGGAGCACCCACTGTCTGCTGGCCTCCCACATGGTAAG GAAGACACTCTCACTG gaAGGTCTGCCTGTATTTCTTGCCATACCCAGTTGGCCCTTCCTGTGTCCCTAAAGCCTTGGTGTGTTcagctctggctctgcccctATTATTTGTGCCTGCATCTGGTGTCAGATCCTTCAG GCCTCCAGGGGGGTTGGTTCTACCTCCTGGTGCAGAAATACAAAAAGTCACATAAGTTCCGGTTCTGTAGGAGACACAAGATGCCAGCATCTGCTCAG AGGAAGCTGATGAGTAGCTGTTGTCTGTCTGAAAAGGGTCATCACATTGCTGTATCCTCCCCAGACATCTCTCACAAGGGGCTGCGCTCTAAAAGGACCCAACCTGCAGAACCAAAGGCAGTGGAAGATCTCCCCAGACCCAGCTTACAAAGGCATGAAG GGCCCGAGTTCTCCTTTGATCTGCTGTCTGAGGCACGGGCTATTCAAGTGACCATTCCTCCAGGACCTGAGGTCAGCGTGCGCCTTTGTCACCAGTGGGTACTGGAATGTGAAGAGCTGAGCAGTCCCTTTGACACCCAG AAAATTGTGTCTGGGGGCCATGCTGTAGACCTGCCTTATGAATTTCTTCTTCCCTGTCTGTGCATAGAG GCATCCTACCTGCAAGAGGACACTGTGAGGCGCAAAAAATGTCCCTTCCAGAACTGGCCTGAAGCCT ATGGCTCGGATTTCTGGAAGTCAGTGCACTTTACCGACTACAGCCAGCATAGTCAGATGGTCATGGCCCTAACACTCCGCTGCCCCCTGAAGCTGCAGGCCTCCCTCTGCCAGAGGCAGAACTGGCACACCTTCTGTGAAGATCTCCCCAATGCTACGGCGCAAGAGGCAGAGGGG TGGTATGTTTTGGAAGGAGTAGACCTGCACCCCCAGTTCTGCTTCAAG TTCTCTTTTAGAAATAGCAGCCATGTTGAGTGCCCCCACCGGACTG CTCCATCCTGGAATGTGAGCATGGATACCCAGGCCCAGCAGCTGGTCCTTCGCTTCTCCTCAAGAATTCATGCCACCTTCAGTGCTGCCTGGAGCCACCCAAGCTTGGGCCAGGACGGTTTTGTGCCCCCTGTTTACAGCATCAGCCAG ACTCAGGGCTCAAGCCCAGTGACACTAGATCTCATCATTCCCTTCCTGAAGCCAGGGAGCTGTATCCTG GTGTGGAGGTCAGATGTACAGTTTTCCTGGAAGCACCTCTTATGTCCGGATG TCTCTCATAGACACCTGGGGCTCTTGATCCTGGCAATCCTGGCCCTCGCCACCCTATTGGGCATTGTTGTAGCCCTCACCCGCCGGCGCCCACTGTCAG gccctggcGGAGCGCGGCCCGTGTTGCTCCTGCACGCGGCGGACTCGGAGGCGCAGCGGCTCCTGGTGGGAGCGCTGGCTGAACTGCTGCGGGCAGCTCTGGGCGGCGGGCGCGACGTGATCGTGGACCTGTGGGAGGGGACGCGCGTGGCGCGCGTGGGCCCCCTGCCGTGGCTGTGGGCGGCGCGGGCGCGCGTGGCGCAGGAGCAAGGCACCGTGCTGCTTCTGTGGAGCAGTGCGGGCCCCAGTCCAGCGCGGGGCCCGGATCCCCGCTCCGCGCCCCTGCGCGCCCTGCTCCGCGCTGCCCCGCGCCCCCTGCTGGTGCTCGCTTACTTCAGTCGCCTCTGTGCCAAGGGCGACATTCCGCAGCCACTGCGCGCCCTGCCGCGCTACCGCCTGCTGCGCGACCTGCCACGCCTGCTGCGGGCGCTGGACGCGCAGCCTTCCACGGAAGCCACCGGCCGAGGCCGCCTCGGGGATCGGCAGTGCCTGCGGGGTCGCCTGGAGCTGTGCCACCGGCTGGAACGAGAGGCCGCCAAATTGTGCCCACCGAGGCTGAGCAGAGACAGGCGTAGGGGTACTGGCTGGAATCCCAGAAGGAGCCTTCTACCCTAG
- the IL17RE gene encoding interleukin-17 receptor E isoform X2, whose translation MMGRVPTKPGASSASETTGNQQGSAAHLQTVQPCPGHSDPTEAHGEPQTGSPVPPSSPAVYWPLCLRQDWLLLPAPLEHPLSAGLPHGRSACISCHTQLALPVSLKPWCVQLWLCPYYLCLHLVSDPSGLQGGWFYLLVQKYKKSHKFRFCRRHKMPASAQRKLMSSCCLSEKGHHIAVSSPDISHKGLRSKRTQPAEPKAVEDLPRPSLQRHEGPEFSFDLLSEARAIQVTIPPGPEVSVRLCHQWVLECEELSSPFDTQKIVSGGHAVDLPYEFLLPCLCIEASYLQEDTVRRKKCPFQNWPEAYGSDFWKSVHFTDYSQHSQMVMALTLRCPLKLQASLCQRQNWHTFCEDLPNATAQEAEGWYVLEGVDLHPQFCFKFSFRNSSHVECPHRTAQLLPPSANRVSPIMPFPTLAAPSWNVSMDTQAQQLVLRFSSRIHATFSAAWSHPSLGQDGFVPPVYSISQTQGSSPVTLDLIIPFLKPGSCILVWRSDVQFSWKHLLCPDVSHRHLGLLILAILALATLLGIVVALTRRRPLSGPGGARPVLLLHAADSEAQRLLVGALAELLRAALGGGRDVIVDLWEGTRVARVGPLPWLWAARARVAQEQGTVLLLWSSAGPSPARGPDPRSAPLRALLRAAPRPLLVLAYFSRLCAKGDIPQPLRALPRYRLLRDLPRLLRALDAQPSTEATGRGRLGDRQCLRGRLELCHRLEREAAKLCPPRLSRDRRRGTGWNPRRSLLP comes from the exons ATGATGGGGAGGGTCCCCACAAAGCCTGGAGCCTCGTCAGCATCGGAAACCACAGGAAACCAG CAAGGTTCTGCTGCCCACCTTCAGACTGTGCAGCCATGTCCTGGGCACTCTGACCCCACGGAAGCCCATGGGGAGCCCCAGACTGGCAGCCCAgtgcctccctcttctcctgctgTTTATTGGCCTCTCTGCCTCCGCCAAGATTGGCTGCTCCTACCTGCCCCGCTGGAGCACCCACTGTCTGCTGGCCTCCCACATG gaAGGTCTGCCTGTATTTCTTGCCATACCCAGTTGGCCCTTCCTGTGTCCCTAAAGCCTTGGTGTGTTcagctctggctctgcccctATTATTTGTGCCTGCATCTGGTGTCAGATCCTTCAG GCCTCCAGGGGGGTTGGTTCTACCTCCTGGTGCAGAAATACAAAAAGTCACATAAGTTCCGGTTCTGTAGGAGACACAAGATGCCAGCATCTGCTCAG AGGAAGCTGATGAGTAGCTGTTGTCTGTCTGAAAAGGGTCATCACATTGCTGTATCCTCCCCAGACATCTCTCACAAGGGGCTGCGCTCTAAAAGGACCCAACCTGCAGAACCAAAGGCAGTGGAAGATCTCCCCAGACCCAGCTTACAAAGGCATGAAG GGCCCGAGTTCTCCTTTGATCTGCTGTCTGAGGCACGGGCTATTCAAGTGACCATTCCTCCAGGACCTGAGGTCAGCGTGCGCCTTTGTCACCAGTGGGTACTGGAATGTGAAGAGCTGAGCAGTCCCTTTGACACCCAG AAAATTGTGTCTGGGGGCCATGCTGTAGACCTGCCTTATGAATTTCTTCTTCCCTGTCTGTGCATAGAG GCATCCTACCTGCAAGAGGACACTGTGAGGCGCAAAAAATGTCCCTTCCAGAACTGGCCTGAAGCCT ATGGCTCGGATTTCTGGAAGTCAGTGCACTTTACCGACTACAGCCAGCATAGTCAGATGGTCATGGCCCTAACACTCCGCTGCCCCCTGAAGCTGCAGGCCTCCCTCTGCCAGAGGCAGAACTGGCACACCTTCTGTGAAGATCTCCCCAATGCTACGGCGCAAGAGGCAGAGGGG TGGTATGTTTTGGAAGGAGTAGACCTGCACCCCCAGTTCTGCTTCAAG TTCTCTTTTAGAAATAGCAGCCATGTTGAGTGCCCCCACCGGACTG CCCAGCTCCTACCACCTTCTGCAAACAGAGTGTCTCCCATCATGCCCTTTCCCACCCTGGCAGCTCCATCCTGGAATGTGAGCATGGATACCCAGGCCCAGCAGCTGGTCCTTCGCTTCTCCTCAAGAATTCATGCCACCTTCAGTGCTGCCTGGAGCCACCCAAGCTTGGGCCAGGACGGTTTTGTGCCCCCTGTTTACAGCATCAGCCAG ACTCAGGGCTCAAGCCCAGTGACACTAGATCTCATCATTCCCTTCCTGAAGCCAGGGAGCTGTATCCTG GTGTGGAGGTCAGATGTACAGTTTTCCTGGAAGCACCTCTTATGTCCGGATG TCTCTCATAGACACCTGGGGCTCTTGATCCTGGCAATCCTGGCCCTCGCCACCCTATTGGGCATTGTTGTAGCCCTCACCCGCCGGCGCCCACTGTCAG gccctggcGGAGCGCGGCCCGTGTTGCTCCTGCACGCGGCGGACTCGGAGGCGCAGCGGCTCCTGGTGGGAGCGCTGGCTGAACTGCTGCGGGCAGCTCTGGGCGGCGGGCGCGACGTGATCGTGGACCTGTGGGAGGGGACGCGCGTGGCGCGCGTGGGCCCCCTGCCGTGGCTGTGGGCGGCGCGGGCGCGCGTGGCGCAGGAGCAAGGCACCGTGCTGCTTCTGTGGAGCAGTGCGGGCCCCAGTCCAGCGCGGGGCCCGGATCCCCGCTCCGCGCCCCTGCGCGCCCTGCTCCGCGCTGCCCCGCGCCCCCTGCTGGTGCTCGCTTACTTCAGTCGCCTCTGTGCCAAGGGCGACATTCCGCAGCCACTGCGCGCCCTGCCGCGCTACCGCCTGCTGCGCGACCTGCCACGCCTGCTGCGGGCGCTGGACGCGCAGCCTTCCACGGAAGCCACCGGCCGAGGCCGCCTCGGGGATCGGCAGTGCCTGCGGGGTCGCCTGGAGCTGTGCCACCGGCTGGAACGAGAGGCCGCCAAATTGTGCCCACCGAGGCTGAGCAGAGACAGGCGTAGGGGTACTGGCTGGAATCCCAGAAGGAGCCTTCTACCCTAG
- the IL17RE gene encoding interleukin-17 receptor E isoform X1 yields MMGRVPTKPGASSASETTGNQQGSAAHLQTVQPCPGHSDPTEAHGEPQTGSPVPPSSPAVYWPLCLRQDWLLLPAPLEHPLSAGLPHGKEDTLTGRSACISCHTQLALPVSLKPWCVQLWLCPYYLCLHLVSDPSGLQGGWFYLLVQKYKKSHKFRFCRRHKMPASAQRKLMSSCCLSEKGHHIAVSSPDISHKGLRSKRTQPAEPKAVEDLPRPSLQRHEGPEFSFDLLSEARAIQVTIPPGPEVSVRLCHQWVLECEELSSPFDTQKIVSGGHAVDLPYEFLLPCLCIEASYLQEDTVRRKKCPFQNWPEAYGSDFWKSVHFTDYSQHSQMVMALTLRCPLKLQASLCQRQNWHTFCEDLPNATAQEAEGWYVLEGVDLHPQFCFKFSFRNSSHVECPHRTAQLLPPSANRVSPIMPFPTLAAPSWNVSMDTQAQQLVLRFSSRIHATFSAAWSHPSLGQDGFVPPVYSISQTQGSSPVTLDLIIPFLKPGSCILVWRSDVQFSWKHLLCPDVSHRHLGLLILAILALATLLGIVVALTRRRPLSGPGGARPVLLLHAADSEAQRLLVGALAELLRAALGGGRDVIVDLWEGTRVARVGPLPWLWAARARVAQEQGTVLLLWSSAGPSPARGPDPRSAPLRALLRAAPRPLLVLAYFSRLCAKGDIPQPLRALPRYRLLRDLPRLLRALDAQPSTEATGRGRLGDRQCLRGRLELCHRLEREAAKLCPPRLSRDRRRGTGWNPRRSLLP; encoded by the exons ATGATGGGGAGGGTCCCCACAAAGCCTGGAGCCTCGTCAGCATCGGAAACCACAGGAAACCAG CAAGGTTCTGCTGCCCACCTTCAGACTGTGCAGCCATGTCCTGGGCACTCTGACCCCACGGAAGCCCATGGGGAGCCCCAGACTGGCAGCCCAgtgcctccctcttctcctgctgTTTATTGGCCTCTCTGCCTCCGCCAAGATTGGCTGCTCCTACCTGCCCCGCTGGAGCACCCACTGTCTGCTGGCCTCCCACATGGTAAG GAAGACACTCTCACTG gaAGGTCTGCCTGTATTTCTTGCCATACCCAGTTGGCCCTTCCTGTGTCCCTAAAGCCTTGGTGTGTTcagctctggctctgcccctATTATTTGTGCCTGCATCTGGTGTCAGATCCTTCAG GCCTCCAGGGGGGTTGGTTCTACCTCCTGGTGCAGAAATACAAAAAGTCACATAAGTTCCGGTTCTGTAGGAGACACAAGATGCCAGCATCTGCTCAG AGGAAGCTGATGAGTAGCTGTTGTCTGTCTGAAAAGGGTCATCACATTGCTGTATCCTCCCCAGACATCTCTCACAAGGGGCTGCGCTCTAAAAGGACCCAACCTGCAGAACCAAAGGCAGTGGAAGATCTCCCCAGACCCAGCTTACAAAGGCATGAAG GGCCCGAGTTCTCCTTTGATCTGCTGTCTGAGGCACGGGCTATTCAAGTGACCATTCCTCCAGGACCTGAGGTCAGCGTGCGCCTTTGTCACCAGTGGGTACTGGAATGTGAAGAGCTGAGCAGTCCCTTTGACACCCAG AAAATTGTGTCTGGGGGCCATGCTGTAGACCTGCCTTATGAATTTCTTCTTCCCTGTCTGTGCATAGAG GCATCCTACCTGCAAGAGGACACTGTGAGGCGCAAAAAATGTCCCTTCCAGAACTGGCCTGAAGCCT ATGGCTCGGATTTCTGGAAGTCAGTGCACTTTACCGACTACAGCCAGCATAGTCAGATGGTCATGGCCCTAACACTCCGCTGCCCCCTGAAGCTGCAGGCCTCCCTCTGCCAGAGGCAGAACTGGCACACCTTCTGTGAAGATCTCCCCAATGCTACGGCGCAAGAGGCAGAGGGG TGGTATGTTTTGGAAGGAGTAGACCTGCACCCCCAGTTCTGCTTCAAG TTCTCTTTTAGAAATAGCAGCCATGTTGAGTGCCCCCACCGGACTG CCCAGCTCCTACCACCTTCTGCAAACAGAGTGTCTCCCATCATGCCCTTTCCCACCCTGGCAGCTCCATCCTGGAATGTGAGCATGGATACCCAGGCCCAGCAGCTGGTCCTTCGCTTCTCCTCAAGAATTCATGCCACCTTCAGTGCTGCCTGGAGCCACCCAAGCTTGGGCCAGGACGGTTTTGTGCCCCCTGTTTACAGCATCAGCCAG ACTCAGGGCTCAAGCCCAGTGACACTAGATCTCATCATTCCCTTCCTGAAGCCAGGGAGCTGTATCCTG GTGTGGAGGTCAGATGTACAGTTTTCCTGGAAGCACCTCTTATGTCCGGATG TCTCTCATAGACACCTGGGGCTCTTGATCCTGGCAATCCTGGCCCTCGCCACCCTATTGGGCATTGTTGTAGCCCTCACCCGCCGGCGCCCACTGTCAG gccctggcGGAGCGCGGCCCGTGTTGCTCCTGCACGCGGCGGACTCGGAGGCGCAGCGGCTCCTGGTGGGAGCGCTGGCTGAACTGCTGCGGGCAGCTCTGGGCGGCGGGCGCGACGTGATCGTGGACCTGTGGGAGGGGACGCGCGTGGCGCGCGTGGGCCCCCTGCCGTGGCTGTGGGCGGCGCGGGCGCGCGTGGCGCAGGAGCAAGGCACCGTGCTGCTTCTGTGGAGCAGTGCGGGCCCCAGTCCAGCGCGGGGCCCGGATCCCCGCTCCGCGCCCCTGCGCGCCCTGCTCCGCGCTGCCCCGCGCCCCCTGCTGGTGCTCGCTTACTTCAGTCGCCTCTGTGCCAAGGGCGACATTCCGCAGCCACTGCGCGCCCTGCCGCGCTACCGCCTGCTGCGCGACCTGCCACGCCTGCTGCGGGCGCTGGACGCGCAGCCTTCCACGGAAGCCACCGGCCGAGGCCGCCTCGGGGATCGGCAGTGCCTGCGGGGTCGCCTGGAGCTGTGCCACCGGCTGGAACGAGAGGCCGCCAAATTGTGCCCACCGAGGCTGAGCAGAGACAGGCGTAGGGGTACTGGCTGGAATCCCAGAAGGAGCCTTCTACCCTAG